The Papaver somniferum cultivar HN1 chromosome 3, ASM357369v1, whole genome shotgun sequence genome includes a region encoding these proteins:
- the LOC113359529 gene encoding ABC transporter F family member 4-like: MQALRESMSYELIETPLESSSQMPGESNTRNRASGSRGGRRSRHRTPMEETQLPLTAANLETDFQSPIGFIPQGPVLTPGGGHVNLDAFRQSVIYTPTVQHFTDFKHLQWLRKISIASHWKTKKVLPVSFRGLAFSEWFEALNAVLSAEHKKETCCYLYHHQVFNGRKKAEEAGTAKTGKTATKDGKKEKLSVSAMLASMDQKSEKPKGSSSATTSKSKAKVAPKRTSYTDDIDLPPSDEDEDELSEEDQQNNPSGNVPGKSNRHADIKPLEAKRRTKEEKRKKEMLAAEAAARAKKEALRDDREAFSVVIGSRASVLEGEDNADANVKDITIENFSVSARGKELLKNTSVKIAHGKRYGLIGPNGMGKSTLLKLLAWRKIPVPKNIDVLLVEQEVVGDDKSALEAVVSANEELVKLREEVAALQNLSLDGDEENNNEDDDTGEKLAELYERLQVIGADAAESQASKILAGLGFTKDMQVRATRSFSGGWRMRISLARALFVQPTLLLLDEPTNHLDLRAVLWLEEYLCRWKKTLVVVSHDRDFLNTVCNEIIHLHDLKLQLYRGNFDEFERGYEQRRKEMNKKFEIFDKQVKASKRSGNQAQQKKVKERIEYNNKKESKSKAKGKVDEDEPVAEAPKKWRDYDVQFHFPEPTELTPPLMQLIDVNFSYPNRDDFRLSNVDVGIDMGTRVAIVGPNGAGKSTLLNLLAGDLVPTEGEARKSQKLRIGRYSQHFVDLLTMEETPVQYLLRLHPEQEGLSKQEAVRASLGKFGLPSHNHLTPIVKLSGGQKARVVFTSISMSKPHILLLDEPTNHLDMQSIDALADALDEFTGGVVLVSHDSRLISRVCEDEEKSQIWIVENGTVESFPGTFDEYKEDLQKEIKAEVDD; this comes from the exons ATGCAGGCTTTGAGGGAGAGTATGAGTTATGAATTGATTGAGACTCCGTTAGAGTCAAGTTCTCAAATGCCCGGTGAGAGCAATACAAGAAATCGTGCAAGTGGAAGTCGTGGAGGTCGTAGAAGTCGTCATCGCACTCCGATGGAAGAGACTCAGCTACCACTAACAGCAGCAAACTTGGAGACGGATTTCCAGTCTCCTATTGGTTTCATTCCTCAAGGTCCTGTACTTACTCCTGGTGGTGGACATGTCAATTTGGATGCATTTAGGCAATCCGTAATTTATACCCCAACAGTTCAACATTTCACCGATTTCAAGCACCTCCAATGGCTCCG GAAAATTTCGATCGCGTCCCATTGGAAGACCAAGAAGGTTTTACCGGTCTCTTtcagag GTTTAGCTTTCAGCGAGTGGTTTGAAGCACTAAACGCAGTGTTATCTGCAGAGCATAAAAAAGAGACGTGTTGTTATCTTTACCATCATCAG GTTTTCAATGGGAGAAAAAAAGCTGAAGAGGCTGGAACAGCCAAAACAGGTAAAACTGCTACAAAAGATGGTAAGAAGGAGAAGTTATCAGTTTCGGCTATGCTTGCCAGTATGGACCAAAAGTCTGAGAAACCTAAGGGTTCCTCCTCTGCCACTACTAGCAAGTCTAAAGCAAAAGTAGCCCCGAAACGCACATCTTATACTGATGACATAGATCTTCCACCatctgatgaagatgaggatgagtTGTCTGAAGAAGACCAACAAAATAATCCCAGTGGTAATGTTCCTGGGAAATCTAATCGCCATGCTGATATAAAGCCACTTGAAGCT aaaagaagaacgaaagaagagaaaagaaagaaggaaaTGCTGGCTGCCGAAGCTGCAGCTCGGGCAAAAAAAGAGGCTCTTAGGGATGATCGTGAAGCCTTCAGTGTTGTCATTGGTAGTCGTGCTTCGGTCCTTGAAGGTGAAGATAATGCTGATGCTAATGTTAAAGATATTACAATTGAAAATTTCTCTGTATCGGCACGGGGTAAAGAGCTTCTCAAGAATACATCCGTGAAGATTGCCCATGGGAAGAGATATGGTTTGATTGGACCTAATGGAATGGGGAAGTCCACGTTATTGAAACTTCTTGCTTGGAGGAAGATTCCCGTGCCGAAAAATATTGATGTTCTTTTGGTTGAGCAAGAAGTAGTTGGTGATGATAAATCAGCCCTTGAAGCTGTCGTCTCGGCCAATGAAGAACTCGTCAAACTCCGTGAAGAAGTTGCGGCTTTGCAAAATTTATCTCTTGACGGGGATGAGGAAAACAACAATGAAGATGACGACACAGGTGAAAAACTTGCTGAGTTATATGAGAGGTTGCAGGTGATTGGGGCTGATGCAGCTGAGTCTCAGGCGTCAAAGATACTTGCTGGATTAGGTTTCACTAAAGATATGCAGGTGCGAGCCACACGATCCTTTAGTGGAGGGTGGAGGATGAGAATCTCATTAGCTAGGGCACTGTTTGTCCAGCCAACCCTTCTACTACTTGATGAACCCACCAACCATCTTGATCTTCGTGCTGTTCTCTGGTTGGAAGAATACCTGTGTCGTTGGAAGAAGACACTTGTTGTGGTCTCTCACGATCGTGACTTTCTGAATACTGTTTGCAATGAAATTATCCATCTTCATGATCTGAAGCTTCAACTATATCGTGGAAATTTCGATGAGTTTGAAAGAGGGTATGAGCAACGTCGCAAGGAGATGAATAAGAAATTTGAGATATTTGACAAACAGGTGAAGGCTTCAAAAAGGAGTGGAAATCAGGCTCAGCAAAAGAAGGTCAAAGAACGGATTGAGTATAATAATAAGAAAGAATCGAAGAGCAAAGCAAAGGGGAAGGTTGACGAGGATGAACCTGTGGCGGAGGCCCCAAAGAAGTGGAGAGACTACGATGTACAGTTTCATTTTCCAGAGCCAACCGAACTTACCCCTCCTCTCATGCAGCTTATTGATGTGAATTTTAGTTATCCAAACAGGGATGATTTCAGGCTCTCCAATGTTGACGTTGGTATTGATATGGGCACCCGAGTAGCAATTGTGGGCCCAAATGGAGCTGGAAAATCTACTCTTCTTAATCTTCTTGCTGGTGATTTGGTTCCCACGGAGGGGGAGGCTCGAAAGAGTCAGAAGTTGAGAATCGGGAGGTATTCACAGCACTTTGTGGATCTATTAACAATGGAGGAAACCCCTGTCCAGTATCTTCTTCGGCTTCATCCTGAACAAGAAGGTCTTAGCAAACAAGAGGCTGTTCGCGCGAGTCTTGGAAAGTTTGGGCTTCCCAGCCATAACCACCTTACACCAATTGTGAAATTGTCTGGTGGGCAAAAGGCTAGGGTTGTCTTCACTTCAATCTCCATGTCAAAACCACACATTCTGCTATTAGACGAGCCAACAAACCACTTGGATATGCAGAGTATTGATGCACTAGCAGATGCTTTAGATGAATTCACAGGTGGTGTTGTGTTGGTTAGTCATGATTCCAGGCTAATATCAAGGGTCTGTGAAGATGAAGAGAAGAGTCAGATTTGGATAGTTGAGAATGGGACCGTAGAATCTTTCCCTGGGACGTTCGATGAATACAAGGAAGACCTTCAAAAAGAGATCAAAGCGGAGGTGGATGACTGA